TGCTGCGCTGCAGCGTCTCGGCGATCTCTTCGCTGCGCAGCCCGACGGTGCCGTGGGGGTGCAGCAGCAGTTTCTTGCGAGCGTCGGTCGCTGGGTGCACGACGTTCTCGGCGCCGGGAGGCGCGCGGGACAGGTGCGCGATGATCTGCCCCTCGATCTTCAGGCGCAGATCGTCTTCGCGGTCCTGCGCACCGTCGATCAGTGGGTGCTCGCGCACGGAGGGCATCGGGGCGCTGACGTCGGCATCGACGAGACCGAACCTGCTCGACTGCTGCGCCGTCTTCTGCGTCGGGAAGACCGGTCCGCGGTGTGAGATCCTGCCGGACTACACCTCTCCGGGAGGGCCGAAGAGGCCCTGCCCGTGCGTGTTGAGCAGGTCGTAGGCCTGCCCGAAGGTCTGCGGGATCTCTTCGTCGGGCATCCCGAAGCGAGCGAGAAGCAGTCCGAGGAGTCCGTGCGCGGGCGGGGTCAGCGGCTTGGTCTTATGCGCGTGTGCCGGATGCGGCGGTGTCGCCTGGGGGTTGGTCGGGGTGAAGGCCGGTGTGGTCTCGGGCCAGTCGGCCGGATGCCGCGGCTTGTCCAGGTTCACGACGCTGAACAGGTCGTTCGCCGTCGCGTCCCGGCGAGTCAGTGGCTTGAGACCGTGCAGTCGGCTCAGCGTTGCGATGACGGCGCCGTGGTGCATCTCGTCGTTGATCACGGTGCCTCGCCGGGTGTAGGCCGAGACGGCGATCGCCGGCACGCGGCATCCGAGTCGATCGAACTCGAACCCCATCTCGCCCGGGTCATCGCCGACGACCGGGGGAGTGGCTGCCGGCGGAACGACGTGGTCGTAGCATCCGCCGTGTTCATCGAACGTGATCAGGAAGAGAGTGTTGAGGGCGTTGGACCCCTTGGGGGTCTTGCTCAGCCGGATGGCGTCGTAGACCTCGTGCACCAGCTGGTCACCGGCACGCACGTCGGAGTGCGCGCTGTTGATGACCATCTCGCCGTTGACCTCGCTCTCGTGCAGCTTGCCGAACGGCGGGTGGAAATCGTTGTGGTTGTAGACCATGCGCGGTTCGATGAACGCGTAGACAGGGAGGGTGCCGTTCTCGACGTCGGCGTAGAAGTCCTCCATCGTGCCGAAGTGGTCGGTCTTCCAGTACTGCTCCAGCACGGGCGCGTGCAGGACGCCCGTGTAAGAGACCATCTGCAGCTTGTCGATGTAGATCTTCCAGCTGAGACCGGCCTCTTCCAGGCGGTTGAAGATCGTCGGCTCGGGCTTGGCATCGAGCCACTTGTCGTAGCCGCCGCCGTGCTTGTTCGTCACGAAGCCGTGCGAGGTGGACGCGTGAAAGAACGAGCGATTGCAGAAGGTCTGCGACGGCACCGCGGCGAACCAGTTGTCGAACACCGCGAATTCACGGGCGAGCGTCGACAGCGTCGGAAGCATCTCGGGCGAGAACGAGCCCATGATGTGGCGGGCCGCATCGATCGAGGGCTCGACGCCCTTCTTCAACCGCGTGTAGTTGATGATGTAGTCGTGCAGGAAGCCACCCATGGTGGCCTGCTCGCCGTTCTGCGGTGTGTTGAACGGATGCTTCATACCTTCGACGAACAACGCCGCGTTGGTGGCGGGCTCGACGGTGTTGAAGATCTGGGTGTTGACGTGCGGGTACTCCTCGCCCGGGTCGGGGTCGGGCCAGCCCATGATCGTGTCGGTCGGACCCTCGTAGATGTGCGCGGGAACCCAGGTCACGCCGTCGGGCGCGAAGTTGCCGTAGTCGCCGAAGGCGAGCCCGTTGAAGGTCTGCCCTTTCGGGAGGTTCTTGCTCGTGTAGAGGTAGCCGAGCAGGTTGTCGAAGGAGCGGTTCTCGCCCATGAGGACCACGATGTGGTCGAAGCCGGGCACGTGCCGGGGAGAGAGTGCACCGAAATCGTGCTGTGCTTCGAGGAAGCCCTCGCGGTGGCCGATGGATGCCCCGATGGCCGCGCCGCCGACACCGCCGACCGCTGCACCGGCAGCGGCGATGCCGCCGAACTTGAAGAAGTCGCGGCGCGAGGTCTTCTTCGCGGATGCGTCGGCAGCGGCGTCTTCGCCGGTGGTGTCGTTGTCGCGCGGGGGCGTGGTCATGGGCAGATTCTATTGAGTGCGCGGAGGCAGGGGGTGCGCGTCTGAGCGAGGTCGCCTAGGGTGGGGCGCGTGAGCGAACTCGATGACACCACCGTCGCCGGACGCGTCCGTGCCGTGCAGCAGGAGTACGCCGCGAAGCAGAATCGCTTCTTCATCCTCTTCGCGATCATCGAGGGTGGGTTGCTCGCCCTCCTCGGAGTGCTCATCTACGGCGTCGAGGTGATCGATCCGGATGTCGGCCTGTGGATCCTGCTCGGCGTCGCGGCCATCGGAGGGTTCACGATGATGGCCCTGCTGATGCGGCTGATGACGCAGCGCAATACCGCCGTCGACCAGGCACGCGGCGTGACGCCGCTGACCTGATCCTGGCGGATCGACTTCGCCGGGACGCATCCGCCCGACGGGTGCGCACGGCGAGACCCCGGTACGCTGGAATCCATGCTCAATATGGCCGAGGGACTCGTCCGTCTTCGCGCGCTCGCGGAGAATCCGGTCGTTCGCACCCTCGCCGAGGCCTTTGCGGCCGAGGGCTATGACCTCGCCGTCGTCGGGGGGCCCGTGCGCGATGCACTGCTGGGCCGGGCCACGAATGACCTCGACTTCACGACGAATGCGATGCCGGATGACATCCTCCGCATCGTCACTCCGATCTCCAGCACCCAGTGGGACATCGGCCGCGAATTCGGCACGATCGGCGCCCGTGTGCAGGGCGAGCAGGTCGAGATCACGACGTACCGCGCGGACAGCTACGACGGGCTGACGCGTAAGCCCACTGTCGAATTCGGCGACACGATCGACGGTGACCTGCTACGCCGCGACTTCACGGTGAACGCGATGGCGCTGCAGGTGCCGCAGGTTCGCCTGATCGATCCGACCGGCGGCGTGGAAGACCTCGTGGCGCGCGCGCTGCGCACCCCGACGGATCCGGCGGTCAGCTTCGGCGACGATCCGCTGCGGATGCTGCGCGGCGCCCGCTTCAGTGCGCAGCTCGGTTTCGACATCGAGCAGGCCACGCTGGATGCGATCACCGAGTTACGGTCGACGCTCAGCATCGTCAGCCCCGAGCGTGTGCAGGGCGAGCTCGTCAAACTGTTGCAGACAGATGACCCGGTGCGAGGCATCCGCGTCCTGGTCGACACCGGACTCATCGAAGAGTTCCTTCCCGAGGTCTCGGCGCTGCGCCTGGAGGTCGACGAGCACCACCACCACAAAGACGTCTACGAGCACTCGCTCACGGCGCTGGAACAGGCCATCGCGCTGGAGCGCGCGCGACACCCAGAGGCGGCGCCGGATGCGGCGCTGCGCCTGGCCGTGCTGCTGCACGATATCGGCAAGCCCCGCACCCGCAAGCTGGAAGACGGGGGAGCGGTCTCGTTCCACCACCACGATGTCGTCGGTTCCCGCATGGCGCGCAAGCGCCTGCAGAGTCTGCGCTTCGACAAAGACACGACTGACGCGGTGTCGAAGCTGATCGAGCTGCATCTGCGTTTCTTCGGCTACGCGGAGGGGGCGTGGACGGATGCGGCGGTGCGCCGCTACGTGCGCGATGCCGGCGATCAGCTGGAGCGCCTGCATATCCTCACCCGCGCCGATGTCACGACGCGCAACAAGCGCAAGGCCAAGCGGCTCGCCGCCGCGTACGACGACATCGAGAAGCGCATCGCCGCGCTACGTGAGCAGGAAGAGCTCGACGCGATCCGCCCTGATCTCGA
The DNA window shown above is from Microbacterium keratanolyticum and carries:
- a CDS encoding CCA tRNA nucleotidyltransferase, with protein sequence MLNMAEGLVRLRALAENPVVRTLAEAFAAEGYDLAVVGGPVRDALLGRATNDLDFTTNAMPDDILRIVTPISSTQWDIGREFGTIGARVQGEQVEITTYRADSYDGLTRKPTVEFGDTIDGDLLRRDFTVNAMALQVPQVRLIDPTGGVEDLVARALRTPTDPAVSFGDDPLRMLRGARFSAQLGFDIEQATLDAITELRSTLSIVSPERVQGELVKLLQTDDPVRGIRVLVDTGLIEEFLPEVSALRLEVDEHHHHKDVYEHSLTALEQAIALERARHPEAAPDAALRLAVLLHDIGKPRTRKLEDGGAVSFHHHDVVGSRMARKRLQSLRFDKDTTDAVSKLIELHLRFFGYAEGAWTDAAVRRYVRDAGDQLERLHILTRADVTTRNKRKAKRLAAAYDDIEKRIAALREQEELDAIRPDLDGNQIQQILGISPGREVGEAYKFLMELRLDEGAIGADAAEQRLREWWAARG
- a CDS encoding alkaline phosphatase family protein; translation: MTTPPRDNDTTGEDAAADASAKKTSRRDFFKFGGIAAAGAAVGGVGGAAIGASIGHREGFLEAQHDFGALSPRHVPGFDHIVVLMGENRSFDNLLGYLYTSKNLPKGQTFNGLAFGDYGNFAPDGVTWVPAHIYEGPTDTIMGWPDPDPGEEYPHVNTQIFNTVEPATNAALFVEGMKHPFNTPQNGEQATMGGFLHDYIINYTRLKKGVEPSIDAARHIMGSFSPEMLPTLSTLAREFAVFDNWFAAVPSQTFCNRSFFHASTSHGFVTNKHGGGYDKWLDAKPEPTIFNRLEEAGLSWKIYIDKLQMVSYTGVLHAPVLEQYWKTDHFGTMEDFYADVENGTLPVYAFIEPRMVYNHNDFHPPFGKLHESEVNGEMVINSAHSDVRAGDQLVHEVYDAIRLSKTPKGSNALNTLFLITFDEHGGCYDHVVPPAATPPVVGDDPGEMGFEFDRLGCRVPAIAVSAYTRRGTVINDEMHHGAVIATLSRLHGLKPLTRRDATANDLFSVVNLDKPRHPADWPETTPAFTPTNPQATPPHPAHAHKTKPLTPPAHGLLGLLLARFGMPDEEIPQTFGQAYDLLNTHGQGLFGPPGEV